In one window of Palaemon carinicauda isolate YSFRI2023 chromosome 2, ASM3689809v2, whole genome shotgun sequence DNA:
- the LOC137620551 gene encoding zinc finger MYM-type protein 1-like, protein MAEKVMSSITDEVKTAKYFSISVDSTPDISHMDQLSFTIRYVLPTTGPVERFLQFIPMLSHTGRDIATTVLDFLKEKNISVLDCRGQSYDNTSNMSDKYQGTQQIIKNECSEAEDIPCMAHSLNLVGKCATESCPAAVLLFGLIQNLYSFLVASTYRWRRHHELIETNKDKKLKVDKKHSHSRWSARADAVAALSRAHKENIIVLEVVFSKV, encoded by the coding sequence ATGGCAGAAAAGGTTATGTCCTCAATAACAGATGAAGTAAAAACAGCAAAGTACTTCTCAATTTCTGTCGACTCCACACCAGATATTTCACACATGGATCAACTTAGTTTTACAATCCGCTATGTACTGCCTACTACAGGTCCAGTTGAAAGGTTTTTGCAGTTTATTCCCATGCTAAGCCACACTGGCAGAGATATTGCTACAACTGTTCTTGATTTTCTTAAAGAGAAGAACATTTCAGTTCTCGACTGCCGAGGACAGTCCTATGACAATACCAGCAACATGTCTGATAAATATCAGGGAACCCAACAGATAATCAAGAACGAGTGCAGTGAAGCTGAGGACATACCATGTATGGCTCATTCCTTAAACTTGGTGGGTAAGTGTGCCACAGAAAGCTGTCCTGCTGCAGTGTTATTGTTTGGTCTGATACAAAACTTGTACTCCTTCCTTGTTGCATCTACTTATCGTTGGAGGAGACACCATGAGTTAATAGAGACTAATAAAGATAAGAAGTTGAAAGTTGATAAAAAACATTCACACTCTCGTTGGTCAGCACGAGCAGATGCTGTAGCTGCTCTCAGTAGAGCACACAAAGAAAACATCATTGTTCTGGAAGTAGTCTTCTCAAAGGTTTGA